The genomic segment gccctgggcccaggggcaagtgccctgctcgccccccctatagctccgcccctgggtgTAACATATCATTGTAATAACGTGTATGTCTAGATTTAAGTGGAGATTTGGTCATTTCATGTAGTGGTGCTTGGTTAGCTATTTtccatgtgtgtcagtgtatgattAGCCATGCTGCTTAGCCATTAATATTGTAGTCACCATGCTTATGTTTCTAAGTGGCACTGTTGCATTTGTTTTACTTGTAGAAACCACAACCTTtatcatcacaacacaacacgactaAAGTAACATCCACAACTCTAATGTCACAACTTCAGTAATACAACTCTCAACTGTGAACTTCACCATTCTTTCAATAAATACTCTGGACCTGTACATCATTGTCTGCATTTTAATCAGATGCCCCACGGTGGCTCCTACAGATAAACTTACTAGGATCAACGATCAAAACAATAGGCTATCGCACACATTTGTAAAATTAAAAAGCCAAAGATattgcacacatttcaaaatggcctaaataatataaaaatacaaaatacaaatccAAAATAAAATGCCCAAATAAGTTAAGAACAACTGAATTATGAATTATTAGAATTATGTTGACAGTGTTGGTTATCCAGTAGCCATAATTTTACCATTACTTCATTTTAAATTCTCAAATTTTTCTGggaattgtgtgttgtgtgtgagcggCTCTGTAAGAGAAAACATCCTGACGTGCTCTTCCTAAATGggacagagcaatcacccctggaactgcTCTGGTAGCTCTGTTTGTGCTTTTTGTGATGAATGTCTGTAAAGGAAGAGGGGGGTCAGGGGCCAGGCCATTACACATTTTGAAAAGTAAAACTGAAATCTAACAATTTAtgttttttcagtatttttcCACATCAGCCATGAATGACCCTGCCTCCTTTAAAGCCCCATGAAGGTTAGCACTATTACATCTCTACAGATTGTCTTAATTGTCTTAACCCGGTTTTTGAAACTGAGTCACACAAAGTCCTCATAAGCACTATTTCAGCTACTATTTAGTGTGTGTTGAATGAAGACAGGGTTTGCTTTTGTTGCATATGATTTATTTTGAACGAATAGGGCGTTAAATGTTATGGAAAACCAcatatttcattgtgtgtgtgtgtgtgtgtgtgtgtgtgtgtgtgtgtgtgtgtgtgtgtgtgtgtgtgtgtgtgtgtgtgtgaatgtaattcATCAGCATGTTTTTTAACTGCCAATTGGagtctggtcaaacgcaattgCAATCTGCAATCTTCTGTGCTAACACTTGTTAGCCCTACATAGATTTTtgtcaataaagtacactttgaaTCTTTTGTCCAGAAAATGGTTCTACCTTGTCTTTTCTGCATGCTAATTCTAAATCTGGTTGGTCCATTCATAACAAAGGGTCAACGAAAACAATTTTGAATAGTCAGTGTAGATTATAGAATTTCATTGCCGGGAAGTACACTCACTCAATGTTCAGGAAAGttacaaattaaaaaaaatggtcAGAGAAACTCTAGTCAAGGTGTGGCAAAGTTAATCAGGGAAAGTCATGGAAGTTCATCTGTAGGAGACAGGCAAGTTCATCAGAGGAGGTGAGGGAAGTTCATCTATCCCCTGTCTGTAATCAGAAATATGTCAGAGAAGTTCATCAGGGAAAGTCAGCAAAGTTTACATGGGTGGGTGACAGCTTAATCAGGAGAGTTCAGGGAAGTTTACAGGAGACAGACGTTCACAGTCTACACAGGACAAAAAACTGATCATTTCAGGGAAGGAGGTCAACAAAGTTTACATGGAGAGGCAGCTTTATCAGGAGAAGTCAGGGAAGTTCATCTGCATGGTTGACGAATTTAGTTCTGAAGTTAGGTTGGGTTTATTAGCAGGGGGGAGTTTTGTTGGTCAATCATACTCACATGTTTGTAGATCAACAACTGAAACAGATTACATATTGACCAATTGAATGGCcttccacatactgtatgtgcatgctttggCCTAAAGTCTGAGAGCAAGGTGTTCATTTGTTGAAATTAGTTTTTAACCACATTTTATTCTTTCTTAAACCTGTAATCATAGTACTGTCATGTACTAGCCTATAAAGAGACATTGTAGTTTACACTTTATCACGCTatatccaaaacaacttacatGAGAGGACAttgacagacatactgtatgcgtAGGAATAGAGTGTGGCAATCATACAATAATAAAATCATTCTAGTGGCCTATTTGAAAAAAAGGCAGCTTACCAAAAGAAAGGTTTACACTTTAGACAGTCACTCtagaagacacagacacagaagtttAAAGGGATCGGGGAATAAACAGGCCGTTGATTTGGTGAAAGTGGTTTGGGGGTCAGGGAAGTTTACAGAGTCGGGAAAGTGCATTGGGACAAACAAGGTCATTCAGTCAGAGAGAGGGTCAGGAAAGTTTGCTGCCACCTATCAGCAAATCACCAACTGAAGCATAGCCGTACAATAACCATTACCACAGTGATCAATGCCCCGACCAGAGATAAGGCCCTGTATGACCACCCTTATCTcttttcagctgtgtgtgtgtaccattcaAGGCAATCAAGCCTTCAATGTTACTATACTGTTCCTGTCATGACACATTTTCTATTCATCTAAAACTATTTTTCTGTATAAAGTGAAAAATGCGTATAGGGTCTGTTTTGATAGcattgattattattatgataatgTAATTGAAGTTTAGGTATGAAATTAAACTGCAAATAGAAAACATTGTGTGTTTGCTCGTCACACTTAGGTGTCTGGCCAGTCCATTTATACAAAACCAGGAAAATAAATGAAGTTaatgattagagatgcaccggatccaagaccGGTTCTGGTTCCGGCAGAATAATAGGGTTTTTGACAgagtccgggtccggcaggatcttaagcagtggatcgggtatccggtaggatcctaaaaatcaggatctggtgtatCTTTAGTTTTTACATAGCGTAAGCTTTtcattcagtctttcacaaccccaatagctgcgtggagtgaaagccctttggaagcggacgTTGCAGGCAgagtggcagtaagccaatgagtttaaaaaaattgggccaacgtaataaaaagggcccacgtgtgcgagtaggctattgagctcgaaagtgacgtcacttcccccgatttcatgggacctcaacggcgtttttagccgaaaatcgtagcatgtaatccaatggcggtattaaaatggcattacgatccccttcgagttgtgccacgagctccatatatgttgtttctgatatttttgcttaatttttcgtatgaacccccaaactttttagaaagctgtgtttcttcacatttttcatgccgacgtccTCGGAACTAAACATTGATacgtctgcatgaataatctttatctagcctcttaaatagcatatttgtagcccagcgcatatcatgactgtgatcagaagatatttaatcgccaccatgttgttagatggtcagctaaggtcccgtgaaacgcggaactaaggggcgggactttcgagctctatgtgtTTCAAACCTttagtaggatccggtatccggttccagttccggcaggatcttaagcagtggatccggtatccggcaggatcctaaaaatcaggatccggtgcatatgATTCACGCACAGACCAAAAGTAggatatggtaggcctatatttaaaaaaaaacagtccagACAATATTTCAGAGTACAAAACATTAGAGGCGTAAACTCTGTGGACAACATAGAATACGTAATCAAGCAAGAAATTACACATTACAAGAATGAATAGCTATACATGGGAAAGGGTATCAGATGTGTGGAAGACCAGCAAGCCCATGGTATGAAGGAACAAACAAGTATAGAACAGGAGAATGCATAGCTTCAAAAAAAGTACATCCTACAAATGGTAACATGAAAGCATGCACTCATGATGAGGTCTGAAGTCGAGATGGCAAAAGGACGTCTGTTGATCTATTCCACCATAAGCAGACGATTTAAGCAGACGATTGCATGTGAAATGCCCTCTACATTATGAGTAAACCCCATTAACTGCACTTTTACACCAAGCATgatacatatgtaggcctacaacacctACAACACCATCAAGCCACAATTATTCAATTCACACAAAATAACTCACTACAAGGATTTGCGTTGCCATATGTATGAAAACAGATGTCATTAATACTCATGCCAGTGGATATTTTATGCAATCGAAAAATGTATAGGTCTGATGCAGAGCACAAAAGAatagagtaggctactgtatcttGATGCTGCCACAGAATCATTCCTAAAGATGTAATCATTTGTAAATCGTTGTCCCAGAACCATAGGTTATGTTTTCTGTTATGCTCCGGATTTGGATtaggcttaaaggtacactgtgtaagatttttagttgtttattttcagaattcatgctacccattcagtaatgttacctttGCCATGattacttgccaccaccatcaaattctaagtattcattatgactggaaaaattgcacttttcatacatgaaaaaggggatcttctccggggtccgccattttgaatttccagaaatagccatttgtagctgcaaaaatgactgtaggcctacttgggccatattagaaaatatcagtttattacttagtaaactttcatgaaaaaatcaaatttggcaataggcaacccagtttcaatgaacagcatagttgcagtaccttttttgaccatttcctgcacagtgtacctttaagttataACTTTTGAAAGAGAAAGTTCGTTGACAGGAGAACCGTGTGAAGGAGAGTGGCTTTAACACAGGATGTGTGCCAAAATGTCAGACTATCTAACCTCTATTTTAGGCTAAATAATTCAGTCAAGCAGAACTGACTAAATGTTGAAATTAAATATTTAACACTCCTTTAAGGTACAGGCATTTCCAAAAAAAGCGTTCTTTGCTGCCATAGGGGATTTCAGGTGCTGAATGAAGTTGGACACATACCATTCATGTAAGGGAATATctccatttattttattttttaaagtaacaaaaacaatccaaaaacacattttctccaCTCATTCTTATTTACAGTTTACATACAAGGCATCTATTGTCAACATAAAACTTCACTCCGTTCAGCATTTTATCAATTCAATATACTAAAGGAAACCTTTATTTTAAATCCATCCACTAATCAGCAGGATATTTCAGAGCTGTGGACGAGACTAATGAACAACATCATTTTACAAAAAGGGAGGTACAACATATTCCTTGAAGAATCACCATAGTCTTTTCACTgttcatatatactgtacattatcaTACCCTTACTGAACTGCATATGTTGTTTAAAAGTGCTTGTATTGGACACAATAAAATGAATTGGACAcattaaaataaaacacaaaatgtagtttctacaatacaataaaaacaaagTATATAACGTAATAACATTTAGTATTGTAGAAAAATCTATGCAATCAACAATGTGAACAATCTGTACAATCTGTACAATCTATAAGTGTAATTCAAGTCCTTCCAGGTCATCATTTTCTCCTCAGCTTCACAATCATCTTGTAGGGCTTTGGGGCTTGTGTGACCCCAAACACGGGGGTGAAGTCCGGCTCCCCGGCCCCCTCTGGCCAGATGAACTGGAATCGGTGCATCAGGGTTGTGAGGATGAGGTAGAGCTCCATGCGGGCTAGTCCTTCCCCTAGACACGTCCGGGGGCCTGGTGTAGAACAAGGCATGGGGTAAGTACTAATGTAGGATGGTTTAGTCTTTTAAGACATGGCCTCTGTCATAAATTAGCTAGCACCGAAATGGCAATGACTAATTGTAATCTAATATTAAAGGCACTCTTGTCATAGTAGCCTACGTACAGTATAGTTAAGTCCATTACAGCATTCCATTGGCAGAATGAGAACCACTTAGCTGCATGTCACTGTAACTGTATAGCAGTACACAACAAAAgcatatactgtatttggtgtgtgGAAAGTAATGTAAACTTCATTGCAGTGTTATAGAAGTGTAACAAGACAGATACATATCAAGATACATATCACCAAGAAATCTGAATGCAGATGTGGTGACTCCGGTATTGCATTGTGCCTTGTGAGCATTTCCGTCTCTAATCGTCTACTGTCAGCTTACCTATTGAGAAGGGCATGAAGGCCGGAGGCTTGACGAACTCTCCCTGCTCATTCAGGAAGTTTTCAGGGTGGAAACCGTGGGGATGCTTCCACTGCTTTTCCTCAACCAGTGCAGATGTAAGGTTCTGGATGACAAGCGTCCCCTACAGACCATGAGAGAGAGTCCCATTAGCAATTGCCCACAACTGAAGTTACAAAAAATACTGATCTCTACCAAGAGCAAGCTAAGTAAATACTAACAACAGCCAATGAGAGAGACGGCTAGTCAACAGTGGTGTAATGTAGCTTTAAAAGGGCAAGCTTAAAGCAGTAGCTAAGAGAATGGGGTGAACGTATGGCATATATGATAAAGAGTAAATGTCAAAGGGATTTATTTGAAGTCATTACAATGTTCATATCCAGTTGACCTCCTGACCTTGGGAATGTGGTATCCTGTCAGCTCCGTGTCCCTGGTTGTGCAGTGGTACACACTGAGTGGAAGTGTGCTGGCTGCTCGCTGGGATTCGTGGATGAAGGCCTGCACAAACGGCATACGGTATCTATCCTCAAAGCTGACTGCCTCTTTCCCATCCAGAACCGAGTCAATCTCCTGCTGGCATCTCTCTATAGGGACCAAACAGACCACAGATGTCACTTGGAGGAACAAAACTTGAGGTCATTTACAGCCTGGTCTGGTCTTATCATACCCTCGCACTAATTCTGTGCAGAGGGTCTGGAACAGCTCGGTTGAGAATTGATTACTGGTGGGAGGGGCGAATTCTGAAGAATTTTGAAATCTGCACCTGATTTTACCCAATCGTTAACATTTGGTCATGACATGTAATCTGCTCATATGTAATGAATCATCGTTCTGCCCCCTaaccctcctctgtcctctgtacGCTGCATCAGTCATGTTGTCTGGGTAGTCTTGTTCATAGAACAAAACCCGAACCAGATGAAACAAGGAGGGAAATGTGAATTGAGCGGAAGGTTACGGATGGCTAGCCTGGTTCTGGTAGCTTCGGCGCCCcatggcggagcagagctacacacactaccgtctggtacacatgGCAATGGCAGGGCCAGGTTATGCAATTTACAGAATATGAGATGGTTATGGGACTCACCCTGCATGTCTGGGTAGGCCATGAGGTAGAGCACTGCAGCACGGATGGTGTTTGACGTGGTGTCGGTTCCGGCGAAGAGGAGGTCAAGCAGCATAGTTAACAGATTATCTTCGTCAAATGGAGCGCAGTCTTCACCTCTCTGGTGGCAGGGAGGAAAAGGAGAAGCAGTAAGCAGCATATCTCTGGCATACTTGAATCTAGAGCGGTGAACCACTTGCAAACATTTTCTTTACATCAGAAACGTGTTGTTGACATCTGTGTCCACAAGCAACAATTTCCCAAAACATGTATACATAGTGCACACCATTGAGGGTCAAAAGAGGAGGCGTGTACAAGGCTCAagttaaaaatatacagtatattgtggccgaaaaattaacaaaagaagtaaCTAGGACAAAACTGgagctactggagacattgagaatggactaggtagGTCCGAAACATCTGCAGCTGCAGAACGTCTGTAGCTCTACTTTTGTCCTAATGACTTATTTTGTTAACTTTTTGGccacaatatacatttttaacttgagccttgtgtgcgcctcatctttctTGACTTTCTTAGTATCGctacttttggtgagcagtcgcactaAGCAACACACGGTTTTGAGTCTTTTGAgtcctttttgttttttctttcacaCCACTGAGGGGACATTCACTCCTGTGATATTAATTGAAGATGTGAACAAGAATAGTTGATGCAAGCtacatagtttttttttgtttttttaatgcacCAAATAGGGACATATGGACTCACCCTGTCCATCTCATCCAGGTAGCCGTCTATGATATCTCTGGGCTCATTGGGAGTTCTCGAGAGTCTGTGCTCATTCACAATCTCCAACACATTCATCTTGACAGTGCGGTAATCCCTCAGAGGATTTTGGAAAGGCAGGGGTAGGCTTCTCAACAGTGGAATAGTATCATATATCTGTACAAAGAACAAGGACATCAAAATATTACAGATCCAAGATAACGTCACTGTGGCACACTGATGTAAATACAAAATCTCCAGGCAACAAAGCTTTCCAGTACacatataatgcaatgcaataatacagtataatgctgCTTTGGACTGAGGTTGAAAGGAGAAGGTTATCTTACCATCCCCCATGGTCCATTGGCAATCTTGGAGTTATCTGACATAATTTTGATCTGGGCCTGGAAGAACTCGTGATCATATTCATATCGAGCTCCGTACATGATGGAGCAAATGATGTCACAGGACGCGTTGTGAAACAAAGTCTGAGGATCAATCAACTCCCCTGCGGATAGAACAGAAAAGGCCTGCCATCACATTTATGaaaatataatgtttttttttcaggcacACAGGAAAAGCGAGAAGGCACTCTGCAGTAACGCACCATTACACCCTGACAGTTTAACTGTACGCAACTGGATTTCTTTGATCTTGAATACATTTCTATTCCCAGGAGCTTCTTCACTTCTAGTTGATGTGGGGTGTATCCTTCTCTAGACCCCTCATTCACCACTTGGCAGAAGTGGTGTGACAAATGTGTGAGAGACCCTACATCAACTTGAACTGAAGACGCACCTTGGAATGAAGATTAAAATGTCTTTAAGCTCAGAGTGCTTTGATAATTGATGTGAGGGGAGAGCCAGGCTAAAATCATCAAAAGGCcacaaatgccttgtatgccatatgggcaacacagcaaaactgacatAATATGAGGATGAAAGAGGCATCTAGAGTATGATGATCTCTACAGGCATCAACAGTATGTTGCATCTACAGTACCATGCTGAATAAGCTACGATTATTACCTGCATATTACAATTTAGAATAACGTACTCTACTGTATAACACACTATTGTGGAAAAAATGTCAACATCCAGATATAGCAAGAAGTTAGCGGCTGTACAACATTGTAAACAAAGGCTTAGATTGAATAAACAATGGAAGATACAATTCTGCTGTTACCTGCATGTTTTTCCAGGTGGTCACAGACGTAGGAGACCTCCCCCAGGACCCTCTCCTCCATCGACTGCTTGCCCAGCCCAAAGTTCCTCAAGCTCATCAGAGCAAAGCGACGGTGCTCTTTCCAGCTTGGACCATGTGGAGCCATGATAATACCTGAGGAGACGAGAAGGGTTtctcatttacattttatttaattttatagaATTTTTGTTATGACTGTGGTCttgtatgaaataaaaaaaatacagacagcCTTCAAATCACAAAGTAGTTCTCTTTGATAATGTGCTGCTACATTTTGTAATTTCTTTCCTATTTCTAGTATACTGCTTTGAGACATGTAAACAAAAAAGACTTAATGGAGTCAATGGAATTTTGCAGTTCAGTTCAATTTTATTTACAGTTTCCTGACTTATCCTAGTCCATCACAAACCCTGTTTACATATTTTGGCTGTACCTTTTCCTCGAGTGAGGTCACTGAGAAGTAGTCCCGATGGTCTCCCGGCAAAATCGACTGCTTTGGTCACCAGAGCTTCTTTCATGGCCTCGAAGCCAGTAATGATCACAGCTGGTCTGCTGCCAAAGTAAATACTGAACACCTTCCCATATCGATCAGACAGCTGCAAAACAAAAGTCaaatggtttttttttcaaataaattaaTTGATGTTTTTTActatttaaaataaaatactCTATATATCACACTATTGTGGAAATGTCAACATCCAGATAAAGACAGAAGTTAGTAATTGTCAGTACAACACTGTAAACAAAGGCTTAGATTGAATAAACAGTAGCATGTGCTGTTTCAGTGGAAGCTGTTTCAATGGAAGATACAATTctgttgaacataggcctacttttagctACTCTACAAGTTTAACTCAACTCAAGTCAATATTGGTCTACATACCCTACATCCATCTATGTACACCCTAAACATCCTTCAGATTATCCAAGTatgaaaaatgtaggcctaccttatttaAATCTATAATGGGATTCTCCAGATTCAGCTGAAGCAGATTGCCAAACACAGGTAGGGGTTGTGGTCCTGGGGGAAAGTTCTTGGGTCGGTGTGTGCGCATGAAGAAGAGCAGGAGGCAGAAGCACACCCACAGGAGAACAAAAGACAACACCATGGTGACTGTTGCAGTCCTGGAGCCTCCTCTGCCTTTTATATGAGATCATGTCACCTAGCGACCTGGTCCAGCCTATTGCCTTCCCCCTTATCTGGTATTGCTCAACAGTTATTTGTTAACCACATTATGTTTTTGTTGGAACTGGACTGTCGGTATGCGTCCCAACAGAGATAACCCATCCACCTTTAAAGCAATTTACAGTCATGAAGGTGTTTGGGGTCCTTCAATAGGATGTTAATAGTTTTACACTTGTCTTTCGAGGAAGGATAAGATTACTCaatgtgttttttaaaagaaactaaTGGTGGATCATCAAACTTGGACCTGAACTTGAATTTGATCAAACCTGCGAACCCACAAACGTGCGAAAAATGTTGAGGATAGTGAAATGCTTTTTCATGTCACTATGCTGAAAAAAAGACCAGGTCAATCACGAGTAATAAAACAAATTTATTCTGATACTGTCTCACACAGTACAATTATTGACTATTATATACCAAAACATTATTATTCTGCAAAATAGTTGGCTATTTTTATAAAAATGTATATAGAAATCTACAAAATCACCAAATACATCAAAACATATTCACTAACCCTGCAATAATAAGACACTGTGCAAGTTTCTCTAGCAAAAGGACCCAAAATGTAATAGCTTTTTACATTTTGGTCACTCAAAAATACCTGTGGAAAATATATTACTCTACACTCTTAACAGTTCTCCCTTTGTTTAAAGAAAAGTTTAGGCATTTTATCTAACACTCTGTACTCCTTCCAAAACATTATATCAGTGTGCATACTCCCCTGGTGCTGAACATTATTGAATGTCTTGGTGGTATAAGCTGTTCTAACCATTTGTAAGTGCTATTCATCCAAGCTCTATCAGTGTTCATTAAAATAGACATGTCTGTCCAGCAAAAAAGGCCATTCATCATTCAAAAATACATTACAAAGTCCCTCACCCCTTGTGTGCAAGATTAACTCACACAGTCGTTAACCCTCCTTTCACAGTGAAGTCCTGCTGACATTTAGTATATTGGTACAGCGTACCAATAGCATAGATTTTTTTTCCTGAATAGTTATACCTTATATTCCCTGACATCCACAAGTAATAAAGAAAGGCTTTTATTGAACCCATTGAAATATCCTTCTTTAAAAATGGCAACATTATAACACCATAAGTGGGGTTTGTGTAGGGGTACACCAGAAAAACACCCTTTTGCATTCATTCATCCAGAGCTAATTTCCTAATGGAATAATATCTCTAATGGTGGCACCTTTTCCTCATCAGTTGTTAGTACACTTTCTCAGGTGACAGAAGGCCAGGGTTTAGTTCATGTGCAAAGAATGGAGACGAACATCTTGTCTACTGTAGGCCTTGAGCTCCAGGGCTGAGCTAGAGTTTACTGCCCTGGGGGACCATCCTCAACAACCCCTCCTGGGCAATGGAAACAGCCAGCACCCCGTCCCGACGCCACAGCCGGCCATGGACCAAGCCCCTGGTGTGTCCTGTCAAAACATACATATAAACATATGCAAACACATCACATACATGGCCACATacacattctttgtgtgtgtgtgtgtgtgtgtgtgtgtgtgtgtgtgtgtgtgtgtgtgtgtgtgtgtgtgtgtgtgtgtgtgtgtgtgtgtgtgtgtgtgtgtgtgtgcacgcgtgcgtgtgtgtgttttaactttTTGCACCTGTTCAGTGCTTATTTGACCAATCTCAAGTTGTTTACTGAGTGTCAAAGGGGAAAAGCCATGGATTTTGTGAAATTGGTCAGCATCATAACATGGTAAAAATATTTTCATGCAGATATTTTGAAGTGCAGATAAAAAAAACACGTcatgtgaataaaaataaaaactccattgtgataTATGATAGATCAGCCTTTAAATGCTGGGACTCCTCACGTTGACCCTCCACTTTTTACACTCCaaatgatttgattttttttcaaatgatGGTTACCATGAAGTTATTGCAGCGTCACATGACCGTTTTCTCCCAAACGCAATCACTGCACAAGTTTAACTGATAACAACAGAGAAGTGTGCACAACCTGTTGGAcagatctgttaaaaaaacaagccCCCACCACCAATCATATTATACTTACTATAATATTATACTTACTATTACATATTATACTTATAATATTATTACATATAACCAGATGATTTAGATTGCCTTTTCATATTGGATTGATATATGAGAAATGTTTAAAAGCAACTGAGAAAAAGGCTGTTAtcagcagagttcaccaaagtTCTAGTGCTGCTCTTTTACTGTGGCTCCACCCCCACCGCCTGCCCTAGTTGTGTGACTCCACATCACTGCCCTCCCGGCCGGTTTCTACTTCCTACCCTGTTTATCATGTCAACTTATCCTTATCTGTTATCTACCGTACACGTTTCACCCATTTGATACAGGTATGAATATGACCAGCAGAGCTATAAATATGATCCAGCATGTTATATCACAAACTGGCAGCACATTGTGTAGAGAAGATTAATTGTTTGCCCCACTGAATCTCAAAGGAGCTACTATCGATTACCAGAGGCTCATGTGAGAGATCCACACAcctgaaacaaaaagaaaaaaagaaaaaaaaagaaattggagcCTATTGTTGAGGACTTTGTTTTTGATGTTTCAGTTGATTTTGCTAAGTCCTGCACTATctgagacggatgtgtgtgtttgtttttagttCAACATAGATCCACACACCTGCCCATGTGCTCTCAATCTCGTACAGCATCCATTCGTCTGCGCGGAAGGAGTTGTGGAACCACATGGCGTGGTCGAGCGAGGCAGAGAAGAGGGGTTTGAAGTCGGCGTAGGACAGCACAGCGGTGCCCAGCAGGGAGAAGTCGGATAGGTACGCCGCCACGCAACagtgctgcctaatatccacgtCGCCTGGGAAAGGAAAAGAGGACAGCGTCAGTCATAGGGAGTTATGCTCTATATACAAGATTTTAGAGGTGGACAAAGTTGTGTGAGAAAGTCTTGCATGTTCTGAATTTCTGTCTGTGACCTCTCatcattacaattacattacattacattacacttagcaaacGCTTGTAGTCAATGCTGCTTTCCATTatttcagtacagggtattggttacagtccctgaatcaatgtggggttagatgtcaagggctcttcagctgtgaaataaactcattttacacctccccttgaatgAAACAATTGGCGCATGTTCTT from the Engraulis encrasicolus isolate BLACKSEA-1 chromosome 14, IST_EnEncr_1.0, whole genome shotgun sequence genome contains:
- the LOC134462648 gene encoding cytochrome P450 2F2-like; translated protein: MVLSFVLLWVCFCLLLFFMRTHRPKNFPPGPQPLPVFGNLLQLNLENPIIDLNKLSDRYGKVFSIYFGSRPAVIITGFEAMKEALVTKAVDFAGRPSGLLLSDLTRGKGIIMAPHGPSWKEHRRFALMSLRNFGLGKQSMEERVLGEVSYVCDHLEKHAGELIDPQTLFHNASCDIICSIMYGARYEYDHEFFQAQIKIMSDNSKIANGPWGMIYDTIPLLRSLPLPFQNPLRDYRTVKMNVLEIVNEHRLSRTPNEPRDIIDGYLDEMDRRGEDCAPFDEDNLLTMLLDLLFAGTDTTSNTIRAAVLYLMAYPDMQERCQQEIDSVLDGKEAVSFEDRYRMPFVQAFIHESQRAASTLPLSVYHCTTRDTELTGYHIPKGTLVIQNLTSALVEEKQWKHPHGFHPENFLNEQGEFVKPPAFMPFSIGPRTCLGEGLARMELYLILTTLMHRFQFIWPEGAGEPDFTPVFGVTQAPKPYKMIVKLRRK